DNA sequence from the Chloroherpetonaceae bacterium genome:
AATGGAAACCAATTGGCTTTTCTGATGCGGAGGGAACAAATGATACCGTAAGATCAATCGCGTATTTCGATGGAAACTATTGGGCTGGGGGGAAGTTTTCAGAAGTTGGAATCGGAAACAATGAGTTTTCATCCGGTTTTGGCAGTTGGGAAGATCAAAATAACCACTATAAAATTATGGCAGCCTCGTTACCGATTTCACCAATTGCTTTCACGGGAACTTCGTCAGCTGTGGGAATTTCAAATGGTGGAAGTGGTACGATATCTGTCCGTTTCTTTCCCACAAAACCAATAAATCCAGAGGATATTCCAATCAATGTGTCACCATACCGATGGGTCATTTCACAATCAGGATTTGATTTAACTTTTGGCGGACAATTTTTTGTTAATCTATCTCAATTACCAAACAATGGAATCACCGGACCTGCTTCGATAAAGATTTTTCAGAGAAGGACAATTGGTGTTGGCGGTTTTAATGAACTTTCAACAACATATTTGGAATCAACGGCACAACTGCGTGCAAATTTTTCAGGGGATGGAGAGTTTGCACTAGGTGGGCTACCCGGTTCTGTTCTCTCATCACCCGAGTTAAACAGCCCTCGGGGTTTTCAACTTGATCAAAACTATCCTAATCCTTTTAATCCTGAAACACGGATTCAATACCAATTGCCCGCATCATCCTTTGTTACTCTTGAAGTTTTTGATGTATTGGGGAGGAAAATTGTAACCCTGCTTAATCAGAACCAAAAGGAAGGGAACTACTCGATTCGTTTTAATGCGTCTCAATTCCTATTGACAAGTGGTGCTTATTTTTATCGGCTAAAAGCAGGAAACTATGTAGAAACCAAAAAAATGGTTTTAGTAAAATAAATGATGAATTGATTCGGCAATAAGATTACTTCGGATTTTAGAAATACTTGATTTGCGTATTGTCAAATTCGACGAAGGGCTCGAAAAAATCCGAGCCCTTTTTTCGTTTTCCTGATTTCTTTGGTAAAGAATTTTTTTTCATTTATATTTAAACTTAACAAAGAAATCACATCTTAATCAGTTATGACCGTTAAAGAATTAGGTGAATCCATAAAAATCAGGAGAAAATCGCTAAAAATCACTCAACCGGATTTATCAGAGCTTGCAGGGATTAGCCCCAATACTTTATATAAGTTGGAATGTGGCCTCACAAACCCCTCAATGGATGTTGTTTCTAAAGTTGCCGATATTTTGGGTTTGGAACTGACTTTGATTCCAAAAGTAAAATCAATGCAAGAATCAATTAATGAAAGTAATGAAGATTTGGTTTCACGATCATGAGTGATAGAATTAAACCTAGAAAAGCCGCTGTTTATTTCCGAGATGATTTCGCAGGAATACTGAGTGAAACTGCAAATGGATTTTCATTTCGATATCTTGACTTATATTATTTTGATTCTTCAAAACAGGCAATTAGTCTAACCCTCCCCAAAAATCAACAAGAATATCAAAGCACCATTCTCTTTCCATTTTTTATTTCGCTTTGCAGTGAGGGCGCAAACCTAAAAAGACAACTCCTTTATGCCGCTGTTGAAGAAACTGATTTTTTTGGATTGCTTTTAGCCACAGCCGGTTATGATACCATCGGTGCCGTTACGATCTCTCCGTTTGAAAAAGACATTTCTGTCACATTTTAGAATAAGATGGAAAACGGGCAGAAGAATGAAGGAATCCTTCACGACAATCGATTGATGGATCATACACCGCATCTTTTTGAAAATGTTGAGAGTAAGCAAGAGTTTAAACCGGTACACAAAACAATTTCAAAAAAACATCAAGATCAAACCCTAAAAATTCTTGCTGAGAAAGGGGTTTGCCCCGGTTCTTTAGCAGAAGAAAAAACAGGTTATGGAATAAGTACATTGAGGTCTGTTTTTTTTGGGAAAAAAGTTAAACCAATTTTACCTTTTCCTTCGCCACTTGTCAATGAAAGATCCGCAGAGCGATTTCTACAAAATCGAAAATCAATTTCGATTCCGGGCGTTCATGAAAAGGTGAGTTTGATTCAAGAAAAGAATCGATTGCGACTTACAGAACCGAATGAATTCGGTACTCATCTCTTAAAACCTATCCCGCGCGATCTCTTGCGTGCTGATCAAGTTCCCGCCAACGAATCGCTTACGCTTCAGATCGCGAAGCAAGTTTATGGAATTGCTATTGCTGAATGTGCTCTCATATTTTTTGAGAATGAAGTCCCCGCGTTCATCACCAAACGATTTGACCAAATGGCAACTATCGAAACTCTCTCGGATGAAAAGAGGTCAGTTCGTGATCAAAAACTTGCGGTGGAAGATTTCACTTCGCTTTTGGGGCTTTCACCACTCACGCACGGGAATAACTATAAACGCGAATCGAGCTATGAAACTGTTGGGAAAACACTCAAGAAATATGTCCCTGCTTGGCGTATTGAAATCGAGAAGCTTTTTCAACGAATTTTGTTTTCATTTCTTTTTTCTAACGGCAATTTTCATCTGAAAAATATTTCGTTGATTGAAACTACATCAGGCGATATGATTCTTTCACCAGCCTATGACATTAAGAATACCGAGTTACACGAAGAAACGCCTGTGCTCTCACTTCAAGGCGGGCTTTTTGATGATCACTTTAAAAGCCTCGATTATGAGCATTTTGGATACCCATCGAAAATTGATTTCGTTGAACTTGCAAGACGATTTGAAATTCCAGAATCACGAATTCATAAAATACTTGCACCTTTTATCACAAAGCAACCAGAAGTAAAATCACTCATCGATCGCTCTTTCCTCAAAGAAGAAGTAAAGAAACTTTATTATGTTCATTATCTAACACGGCTGAACTACCTTGAAGGAACTTAAACATTTAACATAAACACGGTCTTGATACAAAATGTCTTTGTTTTTTTCACTCGTTCACTTTGTTAACGGGTTATCCAAACAAGTTTGCGGTTAGTTTTATCAATTTTCTTGACAGTAAAATCAACCCGACCAAGCAGAAAGCCGTCTTCAGTCATAATGTCCACTTCCCAAGGTCCTTCAAAAACAACTCTTTTGTAAGTAAATCCACGGAAACCGGTCTCGCGCCCACCTGTGAGTTGATATGAGAGGGAATCTGTTTGAACCCAACCCCTTTTGGAATCTTTGTAACGCCAAGCATGATACACTCTTTTTTTTAATTCGGTTGGCGCAAAAACAGACGCAAAGCAAAAAATGGTATCACCCTCTTGATATAAAAAGGTTTTGTTCGTTTTTCGCCAAAATTCCCATTTAACAGGGTTTGCTTCGTAGGCCAATTGGTATTTATCTCCGGATTTGATTGCTGTATGAAAAACGCCTGCAAAACGTATTGCAATTGGAACCGGTGGAATGATATTAAATTGATAGAGAAGCACTTTAAGGGCAAATAAAACTGCAATTGAAGAAAGAATGATTCCAAATCGGGGTTTTAACGAATATTGTTTTTTCCACAACACCATTACCCAAAGGATAAAAACATAAATAAAACATAACCCAAAAGCAATAAGGCCACCCAAAAAAAATTGATCCTTCGTCATTTTTTTGGTGAGAATTGGGATGAAAAAAGTAAAAAAAGAGAATAATGCGAGAAAGTACAAAGGGAGTTGAAACGCACTTCGGCTAATTCTTCTCTTAAAAACTTCAGCCAAATACGCTGCTCCCGTAAGAATACCCATAAAGGCAAATGTTTTAAAGAGAACCGCACTCTGAAAATAAAACTCTAAATTTTTGCTGAACAACCCCCCTAAACAAAATTGAGCGGCAAATTGAATTCCGTTTTTGAACTTCAATAGCTTTTCAGATTGAATGGTGTGGTGCTCAAAAAGGGCACTCATCAGCACAAAGATTCCTCCAAAAATTGCAAAAAATGCTGTTAAAACAGTGCTTTTTAAATCGTCAATTCGTCTTGCAGTTAAAGCATTAAGAAGAAATCCGGCAATAAAAATGATTGACCAAAGCCAAAGGGAATAGGCACTTTGATCAAATCGTTGATATGCTGCTCCCGCCTTTTTGCCAAGGTTTTTTCCGGCATCAAGAAGTTTTTTTTGAATTTTGTGAGGATTGACTTCTGGTTGGTTTTGATTCTCTTGGGTTTGAGTGGGATTTTGTTTTGACTTTTCGGTCATAACTAAAAAAGTGTTCCGAAAGTCAAATTAAGTGAAATGCTCCCAAAAAAGGTTAATGCTCCTTTACTTTCAAGCATTTGAACACCTGCAGGTAAATAGCTAAATTGGTACCTAACGGAAAGACCCTGAAGCATAAGCGGATTTGCTCCGAAATAAGCGCCTGCTCCAACTTGACCGTTAAACCCCAACGCAATGTAACCTTTAGAAAAATCAAAGAAGCCGGAGAGCCAATTATATACATAGCCAAATGTAGGACCTGCACCAAATTCAATAAAGGGCCTAAAAGAGCGTGTAATTTCATTGCGAAATAGGCGATGTTGAAATGTCGCGGTTAAAGGGAACATCATCAAACTGTTTAGTTTTGGTCGAAATGGGGGTCTTCCAAGTGGTGCGCTTGGGTCTGGAGAATCCGGATCATAAATCCAATTCTGACCCGTAAAAAAGTCAAATGATTGACGCTCATTGGGGTCATTATCACTGGTTACGCCAAAAGACAGTACAAACATCCAATCAGGGTCAAAGCTTTTCACATAATTGAAATTCACCGCATAACTTCGAGAAGTTAACCCCAAGCTTCCTGAAAAGCCGGTTCTCGTAGTAAAATTTGGCCCATAGTATTCATCATCCGCTTCGATTTCAATTTCTTCAACGGGTTTGGGCTTCTTTGACTGTGCTGCCAAATTAGTCATACCGAATGTGAAGTAAGAAAATGATAAGAGAAGAGCCATCATGAAGCTTTTCGAACAAATTAGGGAATAAATTGTACGATCAAATGAAAGAGGAGAAAAACGATAAGGCATGATGAATAACAATTTTTTGAATACTGGTTCCAAAATGCGACTTATGGGCGATGCGAAATTCATATGAATTTGCGAACCTAAGATATTGGATTTCATAGACTTCATTTTCTTGGATAAGTTTTACTTTACATAATTTATCTTATACAACAAAAATTGGAATCGACGGCAACATTGTGTATAATAGCCAAAAATTAAGATATGAACCTAGATCATAACCCTAAAAGCGGCTCATTATTTGGCGTTTCAGCCTCAGATTATGATAAATTATCTGAGTTACGACCTGAATTTCTTGAACGATTTTCAATATGGGAAAAACATATCTCATTAACATTCCCGAACCAACGGAATCTTAAGGCTTTAGACCTTGGATGCGGTAACGGATATATAACACTTACTTTAGCAAAACTCGGATATCAAGTTGTCTCCATAGACGGAGATCAAGAAATGCTGAAACTTACAAGAAATAAACTTGAAAACGAAAAGTTAATCGGTTCAGTTTCGCTTGGTCATTACTTTTTACCCTTACCTGACCAATTTGTCACTGAACATGAGAATCATTTTGACTTAATCGTTCTTTCTAGTGTGATTGAGTACATTGAAAAATCTGATCAACTACTTAAACAATGTCAACTCTTACTGAAACCTGACGGATATTTAATGATTTCTTTTCCTAACAAAAAATCAATCTATAGACTGTTAGAACGACTTTTAAAGAACACTCCAATATTTAAGAACTCTTATGTAAGATTTCAAAAAAAGCAATATGATCTTTCAGACATTAATTTCATTTCAATATCAAATAACTTCACAATCGAATTTACAAAATACTACGCTTTGCCATTTCAACGTTATCTAAAGTATTTCACTAAATCCAATTCGATTGATTGGCTTTCAACTCTTATTTTAGTAAAATTTAAGAAAAAGTAATATTTATCGTAGCACAAATCAAAGATATGAAATCAAAGATATTTTACTTGTTATTCATGCTGAATTTCATGATTTTGAACGATAAAGTAACTTTGAAATATTTCTCTATTGATCGGCATTCATTAATCATTCATGAAATAGAATCAGATAGTTCAAAATTCACAACTTTAGAACCCGACTCTCTAGAATCTTTTCTTTTTTCAAACAAAGAATGCGTTATTCTTGATGTTCGCACCAAAGAAGAATTTGAAGGGAAAAGCTCTCCAAATTTAGGAACATTAAAAAATGCAATTCACATCCCCTATCAAGATTTAGAAACAAGATCGGTAGAATTAGAAAAGTATAAAAATCAAACCATTTTAGTTTATTGCGCAAGAAGTCGCCGTAGCCTTATTGCTGCCGAAATACTCTCGAAAAAAGGGTTCAAAAAGATTATCAACCTTAACGGAGGGATTCAGATGATAAAAAACAAAAAACTTAAAAAATAGCCTCACAATATAAATTTGTCTAATCCAATTAGTTACTTGCAATATTCACCATAAAGCCGATCCAAAACAAGGCTTGGAACTCCATTAAGGTTCGGTGAATACCTCAAAATAAAACATTGAGAATATTCAGAATCATCTATAGTTTGCTGCCCTAAACTTTTCCAAATTCCATTATCCAAATAAAATACATTTACTTGAACCGACGCCGCATCTCTTGGCAATTTCAAACTGTGTTTCTTTTTTGTATTGAAATCCCTCAAATGTAGCTTTTTTAATAAATTTCCTTGATTGTATTCAATAACGGCCTCAACTGAATTTGAAGTTTGGTTGTCAATAAAAATCATTTCCCTAGATTTCGCCTTAGGATTCGATGGGCTGCAATCATTGTTGTTTCCCTCAAGACTAAATGGATGATCAACCCAAGCCGACCAAGAGCCATTGATTTGCGCTCGAACCCTCCAATGCCAATTCGAGAGCTTTTGATTGTCAACAAATCCGGTTGTGTTAAATGAGAAAAAATTGGAATGTAATTTGGTTTCGCTAATCGTTGGCGGTTCTCCCTCACGATAAACCTCAAAATGATAAATTGCGGCATTATCAGTAGGGTTCCATTGAAAAAACCAGTCCATTGGATCTTCCCTATTGTTACATCCGTTATCTAAAACCGAATTCGCAAGTGGGAAAAGACTTGTAATCGCAGGTGAAGGAACGGGTTGTTGAAAAATTGGCTTCCCGGTGGTTGGCAACCCTTGGGTTATGGGAGCGCTCGGTTCAGAAGGGTTATTCCCACAGTCGTTATTCGGCGGTTCAATCGAAAAGAAAGATTTAGGGCTCCAAACTGACCATTCACCTCCAATTTGAGCACGAATTTGCCACGACCAGTTGTAAAGCATGCTTTGTTCAACCGGAAGCGCTTGAGAATAAACAAAAGTAGGAGAAGTCAGCGCTTGCTCATTCAAAATCAAATTTTGTTTTGTATCAAAGACCTGTAAATGGTAAAGCGTTGCTCCGGTTTTGAATTCCCAAGCAAACATCCATTCTAATTTATCCCGACCTTCGGTGCAAGCATTATCTAATACTTCATTTGGTTTCGGTTGAAATTGAATAGGATGTTGAATCATAGCGGGTACAGGCTTGATTGGAGCAGGCGGCTCGGGTTCATAAACCAAACCCAAGGCATCGATGTATTTACCGACTCTACCTGTAAATCCCGTGATTAAAAAGCCTGCCGGAACTTGGATTTCTTTCTTTTGCTTCCCTGTTAATTTTCCATACACCGGCGAGTTCCTGAGATTGGTATGAATTTGAAGATTGTGAATATAATTTCCGCCTTTTCCATCGAAGCTTAGGGATACTCGCGTAATTCTCTCTTGAGCTTGAAGGATAAATCGTTGAAGCGATCCTCCATTTCCCCCGAAAGATTTGCTTTCACCCTTCGCATTAAGTATCGAAATGCCATCAATCCAATCTCCTGCGCGAATTTGTATTTCTGTTACGCTGGGTAAAATCGCTTGAAATGGATTTCCAGACTTGCCTCCGAAAATTTCTGATTGAGGCTTTTTTTCACCAAATTCTTCCATCACGACCCCAATCCCATTAAGAGATAGGGATGAACGACCATAGAAGCCGAGAAAACGATAACCTTCCGGAATGACAATTGAAAAGGGTTCCCTACCCTTTTTTTTTCCATATTCTGGAGATTGACGCTTATTCGTTATAAATTGGATGGATTCGACGGAAGCAATCTGGCTACCGCTCAAAGTTCCTTTTACTTCGATAAGATTTTCATCAGGGTCTAACTCAAATCGATGAATGGTTGAAATCAGATTGCCTTTTTCATTAGCAGCCAACGCTCTATCACAAAAGACTTTGATTCCTTCAAGCCAAACCCCAGTTTTAACTTGGATTTCGACGACAGATTGGCATGTGGTTTCGAAATCATTTCCTTGATTTCCACCATACATTGGTGTTGTTTTTATTTGTGCGTAAAGATGGGTTGGAAAGGTTATGAGAAGAACCGCGATACTTAAGCTGCAAAAAAGAAACGAATTGAATCCCACTTTCATCTTTGGAATATTTTGATTTAAAAAGAGGGATGTAAAAATTAACCTTGAAGTCAGAATCTAAAGAAATTATATGAATCGTAAATGATGTTTATTCCGTTACTTTTTAGGAATCCACGGCTTGCCAAATTGCTCTTCAAATACAAATTTCGAAACAACTTTACGCTGCGTGCTTGACCAATCAATCGTCGGGCGTTTTGATTTCGAATCGATATACCCGAACCTAAATAAGGCAATAAGTTCGAAATTATCCGGAGGACTGATGGAATCAATACATTTTTGCCAAAATTCTCCGCCTGCTTCCATCGGGAGAGAAATAAATTGAACACCGATGCCAAGCGAAGTAGCAGTCAACCAAATATTCTCGATTGCCATACCCAAAGCCAGCAGCGAATACATCCCCGAGTTTTCAGTTTTTTTGTATTCTTCTTTGGTGAGTAATACCCCAAGAATCAGGGGCGATTTCGAAACTAATTTTTTTGAATCGATGGCTAAAATCCAAGGGACACGAAGTTTATTCATGACTTCTCCGCCCTTTTCAGAAAAAATGAAGCGAATAAACGGTCTCAATGGGGCAGGCATATTATCAATATGAATTCCATCGCCCAATTTATCAGTTTCCTCCTTGGAAAATCGGAAATATTTAAGATAACGCCTCCAAAAATCTCCTTTTTCCATCACAACCCTCATCGACTGACCTGCAATTTTGCCCAATTCATTTCTTTTTTCAGAATCACGAATGAGAACAAATCGCCAAGGCTGAGAATTAAAATGACTTGGCGCGTGACTTGCAGCCTCCATCAGCATTTTAATATGTTCTTCAGATAAAGGCTTGGGGTCAAAGTGACCATTGGTGGTTCGTCTATTTCGAATCGCTTCAAAAAGCGACATCGTTGGGGCTGAGTGCGATGTATTCATAGCGGTGAATTATAAAGTAAAGATATAAACCATCAAACAGGAATAGCTGAAAAGCGAAAACAGCGCATAAGGAATATGACCCTTAGATTTTGCCGGAAATCGGGTCATCAATAAAAGGATAATCAGCTGCACCAAAAAAAGCCCACCTAAACTTAGGTTGCTCACGCTCGCGGTAATGAGAGAGACCGTTACAGAAAGGATGACGAAAAAATACAAAATGTGATGGAACGGTCGCCATTTATGCGAACGGAAAAACCCAAACCGTACTGCATTCCCAAAAAAGAAAGTGAGCCAAAATAACCCGTATCCTACCAAATAAACAGTTCCTGAAAAATTGGTGAATGGAATAAGCGTCACTTTC
Encoded proteins:
- a CDS encoding jacalin-like lectin, whose protein sequence is MKVGFNSFLFCSLSIAVLLITFPTHLYAQIKTTPMYGGNQGNDFETTCQSVVEIQVKTGVWLEGIKVFCDRALAANEKGNLISTIHRFELDPDENLIEVKGTLSGSQIASVESIQFITNKRQSPEYGKKKGREPFSIVIPEGYRFLGFYGRSSLSLNGIGVVMEEFGEKKPQSEIFGGKSGNPFQAILPSVTEIQIRAGDWIDGISILNAKGESKSFGGNGGSLQRFILQAQERITRVSLSFDGKGGNYIHNLQIHTNLRNSPVYGKLTGKQKKEIQVPAGFLITGFTGRVGKYIDALGLVYEPEPPAPIKPVPAMIQHPIQFQPKPNEVLDNACTEGRDKLEWMFAWEFKTGATLYHLQVFDTKQNLILNEQALTSPTFVYSQALPVEQSMLYNWSWQIRAQIGGEWSVWSPKSFFSIEPPNNDCGNNPSEPSAPITQGLPTTGKPIFQQPVPSPAITSLFPLANSVLDNGCNNREDPMDWFFQWNPTDNAAIYHFEVYREGEPPTISETKLHSNFFSFNTTGFVDNQKLSNWHWRVRAQINGSWSAWVDHPFSLEGNNNDCSPSNPKAKSREMIFIDNQTSNSVEAVIEYNQGNLLKKLHLRDFNTKKKHSLKLPRDAASVQVNVFYLDNGIWKSLGQQTIDDSEYSQCFILRYSPNLNGVPSLVLDRLYGEYCK
- a CDS encoding DUF2914 domain-containing protein, coding for MTEKSKQNPTQTQENQNQPEVNPHKIQKKLLDAGKNLGKKAGAAYQRFDQSAYSLWLWSIIFIAGFLLNALTARRIDDLKSTVLTAFFAIFGGIFVLMSALFEHHTIQSEKLLKFKNGIQFAAQFCLGGLFSKNLEFYFQSAVLFKTFAFMGILTGAAYLAEVFKRRISRSAFQLPLYFLALFSFFTFFIPILTKKMTKDQFFLGGLIAFGLCFIYVFILWVMVLWKKQYSLKPRFGIILSSIAVLFALKVLLYQFNIIPPVPIAIRFAGVFHTAIKSGDKYQLAYEANPVKWEFWRKTNKTFLYQEGDTIFCFASVFAPTELKKRVYHAWRYKDSKRGWVQTDSLSYQLTGGRETGFRGFTYKRVVFEGPWEVDIMTEDGFLLGRVDFTVKKIDKTNRKLVWITR
- a CDS encoding rhodanese-like domain-containing protein, translated to MLNFMILNDKVTLKYFSIDRHSLIIHEIESDSSKFTTLEPDSLESFLFSNKECVILDVRTKEEFEGKSSPNLGTLKNAIHIPYQDLETRSVELEKYKNQTILVYCARSRRSLIAAEILSKKGFKKIINLNGGIQMIKNKKLKK
- a CDS encoding HipA N-terminal domain-containing protein, whose product is MSDRIKPRKAAVYFRDDFAGILSETANGFSFRYLDLYYFDSSKQAISLTLPKNQQEYQSTILFPFFISLCSEGANLKRQLLYAAVEETDFFGLLLATAGYDTIGAVTISPFEKDISVTF
- a CDS encoding nitroreductase family protein; the encoded protein is MNTSHSAPTMSLFEAIRNRRTTNGHFDPKPLSEEHIKMLMEAASHAPSHFNSQPWRFVLIRDSEKRNELGKIAGQSMRVVMEKGDFWRRYLKYFRFSKEETDKLGDGIHIDNMPAPLRPFIRFIFSEKGGEVMNKLRVPWILAIDSKKLVSKSPLILGVLLTKEEYKKTENSGMYSLLALGMAIENIWLTATSLGIGVQFISLPMEAGGEFWQKCIDSISPPDNFELIALFRFGYIDSKSKRPTIDWSSTQRKVVSKFVFEEQFGKPWIPKK
- a CDS encoding methyltransferase domain-containing protein; this encodes MNLDHNPKSGSLFGVSASDYDKLSELRPEFLERFSIWEKHISLTFPNQRNLKALDLGCGNGYITLTLAKLGYQVVSIDGDQEMLKLTRNKLENEKLIGSVSLGHYFLPLPDQFVTEHENHFDLIVLSSVIEYIEKSDQLLKQCQLLLKPDGYLMISFPNKKSIYRLLERLLKNTPIFKNSYVRFQKKQYDLSDINFISISNNFTIEFTKYYALPFQRYLKYFTKSNSIDWLSTLILVKFKKK
- a CDS encoding tetratricopeptide repeat protein, whose amino-acid sequence is MVFPISNIGNVYFAQSDYQNAARNYREALRGLKRPDHLKTIALLSDNLGQCIIKLGDFTSAAGLFQTSLKISHQIGLAFAEGSSYQALGDLYRELHDFEESEKALQMSLFIRKRIGDLRGQAHSLEAVRSVKLFGNQLVVGGDFTSVGSSLPANRLAILNTTNNSWSLLGTNSANGVNGRVTSIEGGSASRFAVGGAFTSANAELGNLNVNRIAIFSKEIGLTQWKPIGFSDAEGTNDTVRSIAYFDGNYWAGGKFSEVGIGNNEFSSGFGSWEDQNNHYKIMAASLPISPIAFTGTSSAVGISNGGSGTISVRFFPTKPINPEDIPINVSPYRWVISQSGFDLTFGGQFFVNLSQLPNNGITGPASIKIFQRRTIGVGGFNELSTTYLESTAQLRANFSGDGEFALGGLPGSVLSSPELNSPRGFQLDQNYPNPFNPETRIQYQLPASSFVTLEVFDVLGRKIVTLLNQNQKEGNYSIRFNASQFLLTSGAYFYRLKAGNYVETKKMVLVK
- a CDS encoding helix-turn-helix domain-containing protein, with the protein product MTVKELGESIKIRRKSLKITQPDLSELAGISPNTLYKLECGLTNPSMDVVSKVADILGLELTLIPKVKSMQESINESNEDLVSRS
- a CDS encoding HipA domain-containing protein; the encoded protein is MENGQKNEGILHDNRLMDHTPHLFENVESKQEFKPVHKTISKKHQDQTLKILAEKGVCPGSLAEEKTGYGISTLRSVFFGKKVKPILPFPSPLVNERSAERFLQNRKSISIPGVHEKVSLIQEKNRLRLTEPNEFGTHLLKPIPRDLLRADQVPANESLTLQIAKQVYGIAIAECALIFFENEVPAFITKRFDQMATIETLSDEKRSVRDQKLAVEDFTSLLGLSPLTHGNNYKRESSYETVGKTLKKYVPAWRIEIEKLFQRILFSFLFSNGNFHLKNISLIETTSGDMILSPAYDIKNTELHEETPVLSLQGGLFDDHFKSLDYEHFGYPSKIDFVELARRFEIPESRIHKILAPFITKQPEVKSLIDRSFLKEEVKKLYYVHYLTRLNYLEGT